One Drechmeria coniospora strain ARSEF 6962 chromosome 01, whole genome shotgun sequence genomic region harbors:
- a CDS encoding Ribosomal protein L21e: MGHSYGKRAGTRYAFSRNFRQKGMIALNTYLRQYRVGDIVDVKVNGAVQKGMPYKVYHGKTGVVYNVTKSAVGVIIYKKVWHRYIEKRINVRIEHIQPSRSREDFLKRVKANAEAKKQARANGVTVQVKRLPAQPREARTVSLTDNPPETVTPLPYETTI; this comes from the exons ATGGGTCACTCTTACGGAAAAAGAGCGGGAACCCGC TATGCCTTCAGCAGGAACTTTCGCCAGAAGGGCATGATCGCCCTGAACACGTACCTGAGGCAGTACCG TGTTGGTGACATTGTCGACGTCAAGGTGAACGGTGCCGTCCAGAAGGG CATGCCCTACAAGGTCTACCACGGCAAGACGGGTGTCGTCTACAACGTCACGAAGAGCGCCGTTGGTGTCATCATCTACAAGAAGGTGTGGCACCGATACATCGAGAAGCGCATCAACGTCCGAATCGAGCACATTCAGCCTTCCCGGTCCCGCGAGGACTTCCTTAAGCGAGTCAAGGCGaacgccgaggccaagaagcAGGCCCGCGCCAACGGTGTCACGGTTCAGGTCAAGCGCCTACCTGCCCAGCCTCGCGAGGCTCGCACCGTTTCCCTGACCGACAACCCTCCCGAGACCGTTACTCCTCTGCCTTACGAGACCACGATTTAG
- a CDS encoding pre-mRNA-splicing factor slu7: MALPPQKADPGAASKEENIYIPSFISKQPFYAKEDGDDADYLKHQRREEKSEQSQWYDRGKKAGPAATKYRKGACENCGAMTHKAKDCLSRPRAKGAKWTGRDIQADEVIQDVSPSWDAKRDRWNGYDTKEYRNVVDSFNQMEELRKQAKQATNSDEEMDEGDKYAEENDMSKHQSTATRQLRIREDTAKYLLNLDLESAKYDPKTRSLVDGGATGGKAADLFAEEGFMRSSGEAAEFENATRYAWEAQENAGDTSQHLQANPTAGALLRKKGIEEDDKKRMEREKKILEKYGGGEQKKMPASLRSMTITESETFVEYDEAGLIKGAHLQAAKSKYAEDVFINNHTSVWGSWWFNFKWGYGCCHSFVKNSYCTGEEGKKAWEAAESQRSGANLIENGNSDATVEVLEEPEETKPKKRTREEMLNGVTEAEMDEYRRKKTVAADPMAGMLGKDELFS, translated from the coding sequence ATGGCGCTCCCGCCGCAAAAGGCCGATCCCGGCGCTGCGTCAAAGGAGGAGAACATCTACATCCCATCCTTCATCAGTAAACAACCGTTTTATGCGAAAGaagatggtgatgatgccgacTATCTTAAGCATCAGCGCCGCGAAGAGAAATCGGAACAATCGCAATGGTATGACCGTGGCAAGAAAGCTGGTCCAGCCGCGACCAAGTACCGCAAAGGCGCCTGCGAGAACTGCGGCGCGATGACGCACAAAGCCAAAGACTGCTTAAGTCGCCCTAGAGCAAAAGGCGCAAAGTGGACGGGCAGAGATATCCAGGCTGATGAAGTCATCCAAGATGTCAGCCCGAGCTGGGACGCGAAACGGGATCGCTGGAACGGCTACGACACCAAGGAGTACCGTAACGTCGTTGATTCATTCAACCAGATGGAAGAGCTCCGCAAGCAAGCGAAGCAGGCGACGAACAGCGACGAAGAAATGGATGAGGGTGATAAATATGCCGAAGAAAATGATATGAGCAAGCATCAGAGCACGGCAACAAGGCAGCTGAGGATACGGGAAGACACAGCAAAGTACCTTCTGAATCTCGATCTCGAATCGGCCAAGTATGATCCGAAAACACGATCACTCGTCGATGGAGGGGCCACGGGAGGCAAAGCGGCCGACTTGTTTGCCGAAGAAGGCTTCATGAGGTCGTCTGGCGAAGCCGCGGAGTTTGAAAACGCAACTCGTTATGCGTGGGAGGCGCAAGAAAATGCTGGAGACACGTCACAGCATCTGCAGGCCAACCCAACAGCCGGGGCGCTTCTCAGGAAAAAGGGCATAGAAGAGGATGACAAGAAGCGAATGGAGCGCGAGAAGAAGATACTGGAGAAGTATGGCGGAGGTGAGCAGAAGAAAATGCCGGCATCGCTTCGCAGTATGACAATCACAGAGTCGGAAACCTTTGTCGAGTATGACGAAGCGGGCCTCATCAAAGGGGCTCACCTACAAGCAGCGAAGTCCAAATACGCCGAGGACGTTTTCATCAACAATCACACATCAGTTTGGGGAAGCTGGTGGTTCAATTTCAAATGGGGATATGGATGCTGCCACTCATTCGTCAAGAACAGCTATTGTACCGGAGAGGAAGGTAAAAAGGCCTGGGAAGCGGCTGAATCTCAAAGATCAGGAGCAAATCTTATTGAGAATGGGAATTCGGATGCGACAGTTGAGGTTTTGGAAGAACCTGAGGAGACCAAACCCAAAAAACGCACACGCGAGGAGATGCTCAATGGGGTGACGGAGGCTGAAATGGACGAGTATCGTCGAAAGAAGACGGTTGCCGCTGATCCAATGGCGGGGATGCTCGGCAAGGACGAGCTCTTCAGTTGA
- a CDS encoding 40S ribosomal protein S9 has translation MPPRAYSKTSRVPRRPFEAARLDSELKLVGEYGLRNKREVWRVGLTLSKIRRAARQLLTLDEKDPKRLFEGNALIRRLVRVGVLDESRMKLDYVLALKIEDFLERRLQTCVYKLGLAKSIHHARVLIRQRHIRVGKQIVNVPSFIVRLDSQKHIDFALNSPFGSGRPGRVRRKKAKAAEGAGEGEAEEDDE, from the exons ATGCCTCCTCGCGCGTATTCGAAGACCTCTCGTGTCCCCCGCAGACCCTTCGAGGCTGCTCGACT TGACTCCGAGTTGAAGCTCGTTGGCGAGTATGGCCTGCGCAATAAGCGTGAGGTCTGGCGAGTCGGTCTGACTCTGTCCAAGATTCGTCGTGCTGCCCG TCAGCTTCTTACCCTCGACGAGAAGGACCCCAAGCGTCTGTTCGAAGGCAACGCCCTGATTCGACGTCTCGTCCGCGTTGGTGTCCTCGACGAGTCCCGCATGAAGCTCGATTACGTCCTGGCCCTGAAGATTGAGGATTTCCTGGAGCGCCGCCTGCAGACCTGCGTCTACAAGCTTGGCCTTGCCAAGTCCATCCACCACGCCCGTGTCCTGATCCGCCAGCGCCACATTCGTGTCGGCAAGCAGATCGTCAACGTCCCCTCTTTCATCGTCCGTCTCGACTCCCAGAAGCACATCGACTTCGCCCTGAACTCGCCGTTCGGCAGTGGCCGCCCCGGCCGTGTTCGCAGaaagaaggccaaggccgctGAGGGCgctggcgagggcgaggctgaggaggatgacgagtaA